In Chthonomonadales bacterium, one genomic interval encodes:
- a CDS encoding beta-galactosidase, translating to MRCLITMVAVLGAVAAGSHLRAEPLRLPDGEPLVAIYFFPHWWDPWKSSDEAVLADMRRLRAMGFNTLLLDHEWSQAIDGDWRLLDRSHRLAARAGLQIVPWLSLKTWSDVTAGDRARLARKWFGVDVRYGVGQDGKPAAPLVYDESVLRAGAGYTGMYLDRYAGGRILKLRWKGRERPVVSLSVESAWGGSFDDGTNAMFRHWLRRRDGALERLNARWGTRYASWAAVDPRDVAVFDYAGHVKGAARHPAAVEDHVAFRAEMLNRSLARMAREVRRAHPEVLFMAEIPYQYGSEHPHARAYRIDYAANPESCDYADIVLFRCTGPLSASEIETLAKHRRRTGQRFVLTYRTYSDWDVAADAPGFARSVSSYAEQAARHGDGFGFYSFNEMVDTHLAWSPGLGPEGWTRERSERAIGLAAAMVRRYRSLVGGSAHGR from the coding sequence GTGCGCTGCTTGATCACGATGGTCGCGGTCCTCGGCGCAGTGGCCGCCGGTTCCCACCTGCGAGCGGAGCCGCTGCGCCTGCCCGACGGCGAGCCGCTCGTCGCCATCTACTTCTTCCCGCACTGGTGGGACCCGTGGAAAAGCAGCGACGAGGCGGTGCTCGCGGACATGCGCCGCCTGCGCGCGATGGGCTTCAACACGCTCCTGCTCGACCATGAGTGGAGCCAGGCCATCGACGGCGACTGGCGCCTGCTGGATCGCAGCCACCGACTCGCCGCGCGGGCCGGGCTCCAGATCGTTCCCTGGCTCAGCCTGAAGACCTGGTCCGACGTCACCGCCGGGGACCGCGCCAGGCTCGCCAGGAAGTGGTTCGGAGTCGACGTGCGCTACGGAGTCGGCCAGGACGGCAAGCCCGCCGCGCCGCTCGTCTACGACGAGTCGGTGCTCAGGGCCGGCGCCGGCTACACCGGCATGTACCTGGACCGTTACGCCGGCGGCCGCATCCTCAAACTGCGCTGGAAGGGCCGGGAGCGGCCAGTCGTGTCGCTCAGCGTGGAATCGGCGTGGGGCGGCAGCTTCGACGATGGCACGAACGCGATGTTCCGCCACTGGCTGCGCCGGCGCGATGGCGCGCTAGAGCGCCTGAACGCGAGATGGGGCACGCGCTACGCCTCCTGGGCGGCCGTTGACCCGCGCGACGTGGCCGTATTCGACTATGCCGGCCACGTGAAGGGGGCGGCAAGGCACCCGGCCGCCGTGGAGGATCACGTCGCCTTCCGGGCCGAGATGCTCAACCGCTCGCTGGCGCGCATGGCCCGCGAGGTGCGTCGCGCGCACCCCGAGGTTCTCTTCATGGCGGAGATACCCTACCAGTACGGGAGCGAGCATCCCCACGCCCGCGCCTATCGCATCGACTACGCGGCGAACCCCGAATCGTGCGACTACGCCGACATCGTCCTGTTTCGTTGCACCGGCCCGCTGAGCGCGAGCGAGATCGAGACGCTGGCGAAGCACCGTCGACGCACCGGACAGCGCTTCGTGCTGACCTACCGCACCTACTCCGACTGGGACGTGGCCGCGGACGCCCCGGGGTTCGCGCGATCGGTGAGTTCGTACGCCGAGCAGGCGGCGCGTCACGGCGACGGGTTCGGCTTCTACAGCTTCAACGAGATGGTGGACACGCACCTTGCCTGGTCTCCCGGGTTGGGCCCCGAGGGCTGGACGCGCGAGCGATCGGAGAGGGCGATCGGGCTCGCCGCGGCGATGGTCCGCCGCTATCGCTCGCTCGTCGGAGGCTCCGCGCATGGCCGGTGA
- a CDS encoding GNAT family N-acetyltransferase, with protein MSPVTYRPMRAGEEEEALDLWERCYEVSRRYVSSRYRGEPARRPEWTLVAVDDGRIVSTVHRVPRTVRRPSGEAWHIAIVGYVATDPASRRRGHSGALLRLTAEALEREGCAWAMLFTHIPGHYAPHGWRTLPSRHREGAIAGRAPASAPWVIDRWLPGSEGWAPLARIYSAYNTRRPLSTVREAAYWSGYAGPQLLERDGVILVARAGAGAPPAAYARAQYRDGVVAVTECGALAGSEAALPALMGAIAREARARRCRDGRANLPCDGPADAAVHALLDAPRTARRETVMLRAVAPSFDLSAVEAASALPGAIFWSADDA; from the coding sequence GTGAGCCCGGTCACCTACCGACCCATGCGGGCCGGCGAGGAGGAGGAGGCGCTCGACCTCTGGGAGCGCTGCTACGAGGTGAGCCGGCGGTACGTGTCGTCGCGGTACCGGGGCGAGCCGGCCCGCCGCCCGGAGTGGACGCTCGTGGCCGTCGACGATGGGCGAATCGTCTCGACGGTTCACCGCGTCCCGCGCACGGTGCGGCGTCCGAGCGGAGAGGCCTGGCACATCGCGATCGTCGGCTACGTCGCCACGGATCCGGCCTCGCGTCGCCGTGGGCACTCGGGCGCGCTCCTGCGGCTCACCGCGGAGGCCCTGGAGCGGGAGGGTTGCGCTTGGGCGATGCTGTTCACGCACATCCCCGGCCACTACGCGCCGCACGGCTGGCGCACGCTCCCGTCGCGCCACCGGGAGGGCGCGATCGCGGGGCGCGCGCCGGCCAGCGCCCCGTGGGTGATCGACCGGTGGCTGCCGGGCAGCGAGGGATGGGCGCCGCTCGCGCGCATCTACTCCGCCTACAACACGCGGCGCCCGCTGAGCACCGTTCGCGAGGCCGCGTACTGGAGCGGCTATGCCGGGCCGCAGCTCCTCGAGCGCGACGGCGTCATCCTGGTGGCGCGGGCCGGAGCGGGGGCGCCGCCGGCAGCCTACGCGCGGGCGCAGTACCGCGACGGCGTCGTCGCGGTGACCGAGTGCGGCGCGCTCGCCGGCTCCGAGGCGGCCCTGCCGGCGCTTATGGGGGCGATCGCTCGCGAGGCCCGAGCACGCCGGTGCCGTGACGGCCGGGCCAATCTACCCTGCGACGGCCCTGCCGACGCCGCCGTGCACGCGCTCCTCGACGCGCCGCGGACAGCGCGGCGCGAGACCGTCATGCTGCGAGCCGTGGCTCCCAGCTTCGACCTCTCCGCCGTCGAGGCTGCCTCTGCGCTGCCCGGCGCGATCTTCTGGTCGGCCGACGACGCGTAG
- a CDS encoding glycoside hydrolase family 127 protein, translating into MISRLLLTAAVALIAGGRAVAGGDVLRPDPTATARLDGVIGRRLHANVRRWLVPAPEANPGMTGMFRLRDRKPTPSVVPWAGEFAGEYLISAIPALRMSGDPALMPTVRGVVNALLAAQAPDGYLGPFPRDQRLMGNWDLWGHYHLMLGLIEWHRATGDPRALAATRRAADLVCRTYLGGKRRVYDAGSHEMNMAIAHALARLYRLTREPRYLGMTHAIVKDWERAGDYLRTGLAGTEFFRTPRPRWESLPDLQALAELYRITGDTRYRTALVRHWWSIRRWDVHNSGAFSTNEQAAGDPYASGAIETCCTTAWMALSVEMLRLTGDPAAADALEAATLNAVPASQHPSGRWWTYSTPMDGVREASAHAIVFQARAGTPELNCCSVNGPRGLAMLAEWAVMRSGDGLVVSWYGPGAWRVRLRDGTPVRLETRTAYPADGDVRIAVMPTSARRFALRLRVPGWAKGARLRVNGGVWQAARAGAYRAITRTWRGGDRVELSLPMRVRWEAGDRAAAGKVSVYRGPLLLAYDQRLNAFDEDAIPELTADGLRAARVVQPPPGGAVLKPWIVLEVRVGRRALRLCDFASAGARGTRYRSWLAMRSPPPPRPILLEPAEGAAVAPGAVRFRWSGLRRPEALAGRFTLRVADEPEMRAPVARVEVRGSTRAVVAGAAAARLAPGRRFWWTVTAVNAHGTAVDLGPPRSFVVDDHLPPVDPASLEPAEGPGGLLVRAPLTGAPEPAFGRLLRARGWAAAAGSDGQVSVAVREGGMLVYAVDEFPDEEYTATVRVLIERLPEGRVGQVLSAWCAGMDDPLRVCVESGRIRARIEAGQSYDGEAAPIKPGRWRHVGVVKRGSALTLFLDGRPVARGPAPAFLRSASRAIALGGNPLYSGDEHLDARFADFRLYSRALTDDEIAGAAGQGASSVSSMRPTR; encoded by the coding sequence ATGATCTCGCGCTTGCTCCTGACTGCGGCGGTCGCGCTCATCGCGGGGGGCCGCGCGGTCGCCGGCGGCGACGTACTGCGCCCCGACCCCACCGCGACAGCGCGGCTGGACGGCGTGATCGGCCGGCGCCTCCACGCCAACGTGCGCCGCTGGCTCGTGCCCGCTCCCGAGGCCAACCCCGGCATGACCGGCATGTTCCGCCTGCGCGACCGCAAGCCGACGCCCAGCGTCGTCCCCTGGGCCGGCGAGTTCGCCGGCGAGTACCTGATCTCGGCCATCCCCGCCCTGCGCATGAGCGGCGACCCCGCGCTCATGCCCACGGTCCGCGGGGTGGTGAACGCACTGCTGGCCGCCCAGGCCCCGGACGGTTACCTCGGCCCCTTCCCGCGCGATCAGCGCCTGATGGGCAACTGGGACCTGTGGGGCCACTACCACCTCATGCTGGGTCTGATCGAGTGGCATCGGGCGACGGGCGACCCTCGCGCGCTCGCCGCCACGCGTCGCGCTGCCGACCTCGTCTGCCGCACCTACCTCGGAGGCAAGCGCCGCGTCTACGACGCGGGCTCGCACGAGATGAACATGGCCATCGCCCACGCGCTGGCGCGCCTCTACCGCCTCACGCGGGAGCCGCGCTACCTGGGGATGACCCACGCGATCGTGAAGGACTGGGAGCGCGCCGGCGACTACCTTCGCACTGGCCTGGCCGGCACCGAGTTCTTCCGCACGCCGCGGCCACGATGGGAAAGCCTGCCCGACCTCCAGGCGCTGGCCGAGCTCTACCGCATCACCGGCGACACGCGGTATCGAACCGCTCTCGTTCGCCACTGGTGGAGCATTCGGCGCTGGGACGTGCACAACTCCGGCGCGTTTTCCACCAACGAGCAGGCGGCCGGCGACCCGTACGCGTCCGGCGCCATCGAGACGTGCTGCACGACGGCCTGGATGGCCCTCTCCGTCGAAATGCTGCGGCTGACCGGCGACCCGGCGGCCGCCGACGCCCTCGAGGCCGCCACGCTGAACGCAGTCCCCGCGTCGCAGCACCCGTCCGGCCGCTGGTGGACCTACAGCACGCCGATGGATGGGGTGCGCGAGGCGAGCGCCCACGCCATCGTCTTCCAGGCGCGCGCGGGCACGCCGGAGCTCAACTGCTGCTCCGTCAACGGACCGCGTGGCCTGGCGATGCTCGCCGAGTGGGCGGTCATGCGCAGCGGCGACGGCCTGGTGGTGAGTTGGTACGGACCGGGCGCGTGGCGCGTGCGCCTGCGCGATGGCACGCCGGTCCGACTGGAGACCCGCACCGCCTACCCCGCCGACGGCGATGTGCGGATCGCCGTGATGCCGACCTCCGCGCGGCGGTTTGCCCTGCGGCTGCGCGTTCCGGGCTGGGCCAAGGGGGCCCGGCTGCGCGTGAACGGTGGCGTCTGGCAGGCCGCGCGCGCGGGCGCGTACCGGGCGATCACGCGCACCTGGCGCGGCGGCGACCGCGTGGAGTTGTCGCTGCCGATGCGCGTGCGCTGGGAGGCGGGCGACCGCGCGGCCGCCGGCAAGGTCAGCGTCTACCGCGGCCCCCTGCTGCTCGCGTACGACCAGCGGCTGAACGCGTTCGACGAGGACGCCATCCCGGAGCTTACGGCCGACGGTCTGCGCGCGGCGCGCGTCGTCCAGCCGCCGCCCGGCGGCGCCGTCCTGAAGCCCTGGATCGTGCTGGAGGTCCGCGTCGGCCGCCGCGCGCTGCGCCTGTGCGACTTTGCGTCGGCGGGAGCCAGGGGCACCCGGTACCGGTCGTGGCTCGCCATGCGCAGTCCACCGCCTCCGCGCCCGATCCTGCTCGAGCCGGCCGAGGGCGCGGCCGTGGCCCCGGGCGCGGTGCGGTTCCGCTGGTCCGGACTGCGGCGCCCGGAGGCGCTGGCCGGCCGCTTCACGCTTCGCGTCGCCGACGAACCCGAGATGCGCGCGCCCGTCGCGCGCGTCGAAGTGCGGGGGTCCACGCGCGCCGTCGTCGCGGGCGCCGCCGCGGCACGGTTGGCGCCCGGCCGCCGATTCTGGTGGACGGTCACGGCCGTCAACGCGCACGGCACGGCCGTCGACCTCGGGCCACCGCGGTCGTTCGTGGTGGACGATCACCTTCCGCCCGTCGACCCGGCCTCGCTCGAGCCGGCAGAGGGCCCCGGCGGGCTGCTCGTGCGCGCGCCGCTCACCGGCGCACCCGAGCCGGCGTTCGGACGCCTGCTGAGGGCACGGGGATGGGCGGCGGCCGCGGGAAGCGACGGGCAGGTCAGCGTGGCCGTACGCGAGGGCGGCATGCTCGTCTACGCCGTCGATGAGTTCCCCGACGAGGAGTACACGGCGACGGTGCGCGTGCTCATCGAGCGGCTCCCGGAGGGCCGCGTAGGCCAGGTGCTCAGCGCGTGGTGCGCGGGCATGGACGACCCGCTACGCGTGTGCGTGGAGAGCGGCCGCATCCGGGCCCGCATCGAGGCCGGCCAGAGCTACGACGGCGAAGCCGCGCCCATCAAGCCGGGCCGCTGGCGTCACGTAGGCGTCGTCAAGCGCGGATCCGCGCTCACCCTCTTCCTCGACGGGCGCCCCGTCGCGCGCGGGCCCGCGCCGGCCTTCCTGCGTTCCGCTTCGCGCGCAATCGCCCTCGGGGGCAACCCGCTCTACTCCGGCGACGAGCACCTGGATGCCCGGTTCGCCGACTTCCGCCTCTACTCTCGCGCGCTTACCGACGACGAGATCGCCGGCGCCGCCGGTCAGGGCGCGAGTTCGGTCAGCTCGATGCGCCCAACGCGGTAG
- a CDS encoding DUF4832 domain-containing protein — MLALLLPLSLAWSAPPSEPAPLAGQAAGPEPGTVVVQPADTGQALVNPGMGWTMHFYSNVPTNYGSRLEPSDTLDDFPGLSTVYLRVPWAYLEPAEGRFNWALLDTPAQRWIARGKRVALRITCSENWMRFATPEWVKNAGAAGTFYEFGKGPQEDGPCWDPDFGDPVFLAKLDAFLTVMAARYDGSPHVDFIDVGSFGLWGEGHTFMSSRVPDDRTLAIVKRHIDLYVRHFPRTLLCVSDDVVGHDRPGTHFPATDYALSRGVTLRDDSILVQPPPRSWFHSDMAQAFWPRFPVILEHEHYGGSRQRGAWGDGSLLLKAVEDYHASYLSIHWWPRELLAENRAVIDHVNRRLGYRLQLRELEWPRRAAVGSEIAVRSRWANAGVAPCYPGGFMTLTLKDEKGGIVSVLVDEGLDMRTLKPGLEGQAPVVESAFRPAVGLVAPTTKSGAYDVYVSVGMRDGTPTIALPLPDDDGQRRYRVGRIELTELAP; from the coding sequence ATGCTCGCCCTGCTGCTGCCTCTCTCGCTGGCCTGGAGCGCCCCGCCGTCCGAGCCCGCCCCGCTCGCCGGCCAGGCAGCGGGTCCGGAGCCCGGCACGGTCGTCGTTCAGCCCGCCGACACGGGACAGGCGCTCGTGAACCCGGGCATGGGCTGGACCATGCACTTCTACTCGAACGTTCCCACGAACTACGGCTCGCGCCTGGAGCCCTCGGACACGTTGGACGACTTCCCGGGCCTCTCGACGGTCTACCTGCGCGTGCCGTGGGCCTACCTGGAGCCGGCCGAGGGGCGCTTCAACTGGGCGCTGCTGGACACGCCGGCCCAGCGCTGGATCGCGCGCGGCAAGCGCGTCGCCCTCCGTATCACGTGCTCGGAGAACTGGATGCGCTTCGCGACGCCCGAGTGGGTAAAGAACGCCGGGGCCGCCGGCACTTTCTACGAGTTCGGCAAGGGGCCGCAGGAGGACGGGCCATGCTGGGACCCGGACTTCGGCGACCCGGTGTTCCTCGCGAAGCTCGACGCCTTCCTCACCGTCATGGCCGCGCGCTACGACGGCAGCCCGCACGTCGACTTCATCGATGTGGGCTCCTTTGGGCTCTGGGGAGAGGGGCACACCTTCATGAGCAGCCGCGTGCCGGACGACCGGACGCTGGCGATCGTGAAGCGCCACATCGACCTCTACGTCCGGCACTTTCCGCGCACCCTGCTCTGCGTCAGCGACGACGTGGTCGGCCACGACCGGCCCGGGACGCACTTCCCCGCCACCGACTACGCGCTCTCGCGTGGCGTCACGCTGCGCGACGACAGCATCCTGGTGCAGCCGCCCCCGCGCTCGTGGTTTCACTCCGATATGGCGCAGGCGTTCTGGCCGCGCTTCCCCGTCATCCTGGAGCACGAGCACTACGGCGGCTCCAGGCAGCGCGGCGCGTGGGGCGACGGGTCGCTGCTGCTGAAGGCCGTCGAGGACTACCACGCGAGTTACCTGTCGATCCACTGGTGGCCGCGGGAGCTCCTCGCCGAGAACCGGGCGGTGATCGACCACGTGAACCGGCGCCTCGGGTATCGCCTTCAGCTCCGCGAGCTCGAGTGGCCGCGCCGCGCGGCCGTCGGCTCGGAGATCGCGGTGCGCAGTCGCTGGGCCAACGCGGGCGTGGCTCCCTGTTACCCGGGCGGCTTCATGACGCTCACGCTCAAGGACGAGAAGGGCGGCATCGTCTCCGTCCTGGTGGACGAGGGCCTCGATATGCGGACGCTCAAGCCGGGGCTCGAGGGCCAGGCGCCCGTGGTGGAGAGTGCCTTCCGACCCGCCGTGGGCCTGGTGGCTCCGACGACGAAGTCGGGCGCTTACGACGTCTATGTCTCCGTGGGCATGCGCGACGGCACGCCGACGATCGCGCTCCCGCTGCCGGACGACGACGGGCAGCGGCGCTACCGCGTTGGGCGCATCGAGCTGACCGAACTCGCGCCCTGA